DNA from Granulicella arctica:
TGCCGTCTCAACCTCGCTCATATCGGCATGCTGTGCCAGCTCGGAGACGCGCAGATAGTAGGTGTTCCGCGTCTCCTCCTCCATCGACGCGAACACGCCCGCCGGGTCTTCGCACAGGATCGCCTGATACGCAATCAATGGTTCAAGCACCTTGTTCCATTCGAACTGGTTCAGACGACGGAGACTGTGCAGCGGCGCGGAGAACGGCGATTGCTCGATCGGCGGCAGCTCTCCCGCTGCAAATGCGGCGTCCGCGCAGTCGAGAATAAATTCAAGCTGCGCCAGCTTCAACGCGACTGGCAGCACGCTGATCTCCTGCAACAGCAACGGCTCGCTCACCTGCGCCCGCTGCACATACACAGTCAACGATTCGGGCGACCAGATGCCTTGCGCTGCTGCCAGGTATCCTTCAGCCACTCCGATCACGCGCGGAATATCGCTCGTCACACTGGCGATGCGGATATGCGGCAGTCGCAACAACGTGCTGGTCGCGGCCTCTGCTGACACCAACACCGACTCCAGCATGCGCGTGCTCTCGAGCAGCTCCAACTGCGGCGTCAACTCCTTCAGCGATGCATTGCGACGGCAGACACGCAGCCGCAGCTCAAGTCGTTTCGCGAGATCCTTCAACCGTTGCGGAAAGCTGGTGTCCTTGCTCGCTGGCGGCAGCATCTCCCACTGCTGGGTCAGCGTATCGGCATGCGTCCGCAGCTGCTCGTCAGAGACAGAGGGCTTCTCCGGCAGGCCAGTCGTAGGGATCTCAACCTGTAGTGGAGCGGGGTGCCCGGATATTTCGGTAGCCTCGGAGCCAGAGAACGAAGATGCCATGAACGCCTTTCCTTTGGAGCGTGACGATGAAAACGTTACCTGCTAGTCAAATGGCAGAAGGTTCCGCAGAGGAAGCCAAAGGCTAACGATAACTCGCGGCCTGCATCTCGAACATCTCAGCATAGAGGCCGCCCTTTTCCATCAACTTCTGATGATTGCCCTCTTCGATCAAGCGGCCGCCCGAAAGCACGACGATGCGGTCAGCCATCCTCACCGTAGAGAAGCGATGCGAGATCAGCAGCGCCATCTTGCCCTCGGTCAACTCGGCGAACCGCTCGAAGACCTCCAGCTCACTGCGAGCATCAAGCGCCGCAGTAGGCTCATCGAGAATCAGCAAGTCCGCATCTCGAAGGTACGCCCTAGCCAAAGCAATCTTCTGCCACTCGCCACCCGAGAGTTCGACTCCGCCCTCGAACCGTCGCCCGAGCATCTGGTCGTAGCCGCCGCCTAGCTTCGCGACTACCGTATCAGCAAGGCTCTTATGCGCGGCGGACTCGATATCCTCCTGCTGATGCTGACGATCCACGCGGCCCACGGCAATATTCTCCCGAGCTGTCATCTCGAAACGCATGAAGTCCTGAAAGATGACCCCGATATGCCGGTGCAGATCTTCCAGCGAGTACTCGCGCAGGTCCACCCCATCCAGCAGGATCTGCCCCTCGGTCGGATCGTAGAGCCGCGTGATGAGCTTGACGACTGTCGTCTTGCCCTGCCCGTTCTCGCCAATCAGCGCGATGCGCTCACCCGGATGCAGGTGAAAATTGAAGTTGTGCAGCACCGTCCGATTCGTTCCCGGATAGGTGAATGAGACGTTTTTGAACTCAAACCCCAGCTTGATCGGCTCAGGCGTGGACAGTCCATTCGGCTTCGAACGCACCAGCGGCTCCATCTCGAAGAACGCGAGCAAGTCGGTAAGAAAGAGCGCCTGATCCGCGATCCCCGAAGCCGTCGAGAAGACCTGCTGTAGATTCGAGCTCGCCTGCTGAATCGCGGCGGTCAGAAAAGTGAAATCCGCGAGATTGTAGCCGCCACGCAGCGTCCGCCAGATCACGTAAACGTATGCTCCGTAGTACCCAAGCGTCCCGATAATCCCCAATAAGCCGCCAACGATCAGCTTCGCCCGAGAAAGCGCAACATCTTCTACATAAATCTGATTGGCCAGCCTCTGGAAGCGTTCCGTAAAGAACTTGTTCAGGCCGAAGAGCTTGACCTCTTTCGCGCCCTCGCGGCTTCCAGCCATCTGCCGCAGATAATCCATCTGCCGCTTCGCCGTCGTCTGCCGAAAGTTCTTCGCATAACCCAGGAAGGCGTAGTGCGTCTCACCGAGGAACGACGGCAGCACCCCAAGCGCCAGTAGCAGCACCAGCCAGGGCGACGCCCACGCCAGTGCAGCGGAGAAGACCAACGTCGTAATAACCTGTTGAAAGAGCCGTCCCATCTGCTGGATCATTGCCAGCCGGTCCGTAGCCTGCACCCGCGCCCGTTCCAGCCGGTCATAGAAGATCGGATTCTCGTAGGTAGTCAGGTCGAGCCGCGCCGCCTGCTCCATCACCTTCACGCTCACGTGTTGGGTGTACCGATTTGCTAATAACGAATCGGTATAGTCGATCGCCCGCGTTAGCAGCCCCAGAACCACATTGAGCGAGACCTCGGCAATAACCAGCGACCAGAAATTAGCCGCAAGATGCTGGCCACGGATTACATCCGCGATGTCCTGGATGATGAACGCCGCCACCTTGGCGATAGCGAAGGGCAGCACCGCGACGACGACGCGCAGCAGGAGCCCCCATGTCACCACGCCCGGTCCGGACTCCCAGAGGATGTATAGGACCGGCGGCATATTCTTGAGCGCACGAACTCGCTCCCGCCATGGGCTCTCGTCTTTTACATTCGTTGTTGCATCGGTCATTCGGCCTGTCTGTTCATTCTGCAAGATTTGGTCGCTTGAAACTCTGATGCGCGTGACGACTCTGCTGTTGGACCGTGGAACACCGATGTTCCACGTGGAACATTCTGACACCGGGTGAGCGAGTCGATTAGGATGAGCGTGGCTAGTTCAATTGAATCAGAAAAGAAGCAACGAGGAAAGAGAACGATGATGGCGATGGTCAGAGCTTCGAAGAGCCTGCTGGTGCAGGGCCTGGGACTACTTATGATGGCGCAAGTGGGCTCTGTTTCCGCACAGTCGGCGCAATCAGCAGCCCCAAAGCCCTTCACCTGGACGGTGAAGCCGGAGTGGGTGTTGGCGCACGAGGAGTTTCTGGCAAGCGACGTGCTGGCCGGGCGGGGCAGCGCGAGCCGCGATGAAGAGCTGACGGCGACCTATGTCGCATCGCAGTTTCGAGGCTATGGACTGACCCCGGCTCCTGGAATGACGGGCTATATTCAGAGCGCCGACGTCGTCGCGCCGATATTGGATGGAAAGGCAGCGATCGGGGCCGGGAAGGTTGTACTGACGGAGGGACAGGATATGGATCTGCTCTTTTCATCAGGAATGGTAGTGGTAGGACCAATTCAGCGGGTAGTGGCCACGCAAGTGGGAAGTACAGCGGTCACAAAGGGAGCGGTCGTCTTAATTACAGATATGCCAAGGGACGGCGATACACGGAAGCTGTTCAGATCTCTGAGCAGATCTGGTGCCGGGATGGTGATCGTGCCTCGGAACAACTCGACGCAGAGGTTTTTCCAGAGGATCGGGGGCAAGACGATGGTGCCGGTTCGGTTGAAGGACGACGAGGGAACATCGGAGCCGACGCTGGCGGCGATCAGCGAGGCTGCCGCAAAAAAGCTGGACAGCGTTCACGATGGCGAGGCGGCTACGCTGATACTGCATGTCGAGACAAAGCCCCGGAAGACCTTCAACGCGATTGGCTTTCTCGCAGGCAGCGACCCCTCCAGCGGAACGATTCTGCTGTCTGCCCATCTGGACCACCTAGGCGTTGGCGCGCCGGTCAATGGCGATGCGATCTATAACGGTGCGAACGACGACGCCAGCGGAACGACAGCAGTGATGGAGCTGGCGCACGCGCTGACGGCCGGACCAAGGCCAAAGCGCAGCATTCTCTTTGTCTGCTACGGAAGCGAAGAGGCAGGGGAGCTGGGCTCGGAGTACTTTGGCAAGCACCCGCCGGTGCCGGTTAAGGATCTCGTGACGAATCTCGAGTTCGAGATGATCGGCAATCAGGACCCGAAGATGCCGAAGGACACGCTGCTGCTAACGGGATGGGACCGGTCGAATCTAGGGCCAACATTGAAGGAGCATGGGGCAAAGCTGGGGCCGGACCCGTATCCGGAGGAGCATTTCTTCGAGCGGTCGGATAACTACCAGTTGGCTTTGGAAGGTGTCGTCGCGCATACCGCTGCGGGATGGGGTGTGCCACCGACCTACCACCAACCAAATGACGATCTGGCGCATCTGGATGTGGAGTTTATGACGTCGGCGATCCAATCGCTCGTGCAGCCGATCGAGTGGCTGGCGACGAGTGATTTCAAGCCGGCTTGGTTACCGGGGCAACAGCCGAAGCGGTAGTTTGTTGGATGAAGAACAGGCAAGGACAAACGCAGGTCCTTCGGCTTCGCTCAGGATGACAGTTTTTGTAAGTTTGAAAGAGAACGGTAACAGTAGCGGAAGGAAGAGGATGTTATGGGGCAGGTAGAAGCGGCGATTGGATTTGCGCGGGAGAACAAGACGCGGTTTGTCGATGAGTTGAAGGCGCTCTTGCGGATTCCTTCGGTGTCGACGCTGCCGGAGCATGTGGATGATGTGCGGCAGGCGGCCGTCTTTTGTGCGACAGAACTGAAGCGGATCGGCATGGAGAATGTCCGGCTGATCGAGACCTCGGAGGAGGAGCGGATGATCGCTGCCAGCGAGGGTCCTGCGGTGCTGGTGCCAGGTCGGATCGGACATCCGCTGGTGTACGCGGAATGGCTGGGCGCGGCGCCTGCGGCAGATGGAACGCCGAAGCCAACGGTGCTCTGCTACGGACACTACGATGTGCAACCGCCCGATCCGCTGGATGAGTGGAAGACGCCGCCATTCGAGCCAACGGAGCGAGACGGCAATCTGTATGCGCGCGGCGCAGTCGACGACAAGGGCCAGATGTGGATGCACGTAAAGGCACTGGAGTCCTTGTTTTCGGTGGGCGGCGGAGAACTGCCGGTGAATGTGCGGGTGATCCTCGAGGGCGAGGAGGAGGTTGGCGGGGAGGGAATCGCGAACTACCTGCGGGAGCACGGCGCGGCGCTCAAGGCGGATGTGGCGTTGGTGTCCGACACGGAGATGTTTGCGCCGGAGCTGCCGACCCTGTGCGTCGGGTTGCGCGGGATGATCTATACGGAGATCGAGGCTCGCGGAGCGCGGACGGATCTGCACTCGGGGATGTATGGCGGGGCGGCTCCAAACCCGTTTGTGGCTCTGGCGCAGGTGATTGCCAAGCTGAAGGACGAGGATGGGAAGATTTTGATCCCAGGCTTCTATGACAAGGTCCAAAAGCCGACGGCGGATGAGTTGAAGGCATGGGCAGCGCTGCCGTTCGACGAAGAGCACTACCGGGAGACCGAGGTGGGCTCAGTGGAGCTGACCGGCGAGCCGGGATACAGCGTGATGGAGCGGACCTGGGCGAGGCCGACGCTCGATGTGCATGGCATGCCGGGAGGGTTTACGGGTGCTGGCGCAAAGACAGTGATCCCGGCAAAGGCGCTGGCGAAGGTGAGCCTGCGGCTGGTCCCCGACATGACACCGGCGGAGAGCTTCGCCCAGTACGAGGCGTTCGTCGAATCACTTTGCCCGAAGGGGATTGAGCTGGAGGTGCGGCTGATCCACGCAGGCGACCCGATTGTGGTGAGTACGGATAACGTCTATGTGAAGGCCGCGACGGACGCCATGCGGGAGGTCTTCGGCAAGGAGACGGTGTTCGTGCGCGGCGGCGGGTCAATCCCGGTTGTAGGCGACTTCGTGCGCAACCTCAAAGTGCCTACGGTGCTGATGGGGTTCGGGTTGCCGGACGACAATCTGCATGCGCCGAACGAGAAGTTCCACTTGGCGAACTTTCATCGGGGGATTGAGTCGATCGTGCGGTTTCTGGGTGGGCTGAGCTGATGGTGGCTGCCGAGGTCAGCGGATATGTGCTGGCCGGGGGAAAGAGCTCGCGGATGGGGCGGGACAAGGCTCTTCTGGAGCTGGCAGGGAGGCCGCTGGTGCAGCACGCGGCCGAGAAACTGCGGCTGGTATGCGCGGACGTGCATATTCTGAGCGGCAACGAGCAGCTAGCGGCGTTCGGGCCGCTGGTGGCGGACGTGCATCCGGGGTGTGGGCCGCTGGGTGGGATCGAAGCGGCCCTGCTGCACTTGCGTTCGACGTGGAGTTTGATTCTGCCGGTGGATGTCCCGTTTGTGACTGCGGACTTTCTGGCGGGTTGGGTCGCGGAGATCGTCGCAACGAGCGCTGCGCGGGTGGCGATGTTTACGGTGGACGGACGGCCTCAGCCGACGCTTTGCCTCTTGCATCAAGAGGTGACGCCATTTGTCCAGCGTGCAGTGGAGCGGGGCGAGTTCAAACTGTTTCCGATGCTGGAGGAGGCGGGAAGAATGCTGGCAGAGGCTCAGAGCAAGCGCGCGGATGAGGTGTTTCTGAACCGTTCCTGGAACGATGGCTCGATGTTTGCCAACTTGAATACCCCGGAGGAGTTTGCCGAGGCCGAGAGACAGTGGGCGGCAGTCAATGCATCATAGGATGGAAGTGTGAGGTCGGCGAATGGCAGAGCAGGACGAGCGGAAACAGGAGATGCTGCACAAGCAGCGTGCCCCGGAAGAGGGAGAGCATAACCCGGAACCCGCAAGCACGATCGGTTCGGAGACGGACGAGCATTCGCCGCTGACGGAGGATGTGTCCGAGGACGTGGCTCCCATGATGGAGGAGTTCATGGAGCAGGCTGCGGCTCAAAACGAGGCCGCGGCGGACGATATTCCGGATGTGAAGAATAAGCCGGGGTCGTATATCTCCTTCGAAAAGGTGTCGAAGGCGTTTGGCGACTTTGTGGTGCTCGAAGATGTGAGCTTCTGCGTGAATCCGGGAGAGACGCTGTGCATTCTCGGGCGAAGCGGCGTGGGTAAGTCCGTATCCTTACAGATGCTGCTGGGATTTCTGAAGCCGGATCGCGGGATGATTCGGGTGGCGGGAGAGGATATCTGCGGCTTCAACGAGCGGCAGTTGCAGACGATCCGGCGGAAGGTCACGATGGTCTTCCAGAACGGGGCTCTATTCGACTCGATTACAGTGGGAGAGAATGTGGCGTTTCCACTGCGGGAGCGAGGGGAGTTGGGCGAGGAGCAGATCTTTCAGGTGGTGAAGGGGTTGCTGGAGATGGTAGGGGTGGCAGGGATGGACAATCTGCTGCCATCGGACCTGTCGACAGGGATGAAGCGGTCGGTGGCCATTGCACGGGCGCTGGCGGCACAGCCGGAGGCGATCCTGTACGATGAGCCAACGACGATGGTCGATCCGCTGATGGGGCATCTTCTGGGCGACCTGATCGAACGTTTGAAGCAACAATTGCATCTCACCAGCATCGTAGTCACCCATGACATGCGGTTCGCAAAGAAACTGGCGGACCGGGTCGTTTTTCTCCATCAAGGGAAGGCGCACTTTTTCGGTACGATGGAAGAAATGGAACAAAGCGACGATGAGATACTGAAAGAGTTTTTAACACTGGACGAATTAGTGCTTCCGGCCTAAACTAATCCCCATCTCGGAAGTGACGTAAGTCTCATAGAATGAGCAGCGGAGTTTTCGTTTGGGTCAGACTAAAGTTGGGTCGAAGCGCACTCTAATTCCTAAATGAGATATAGTTCTCAACATATTTCCGAATCAAGTTACTAAAGTGTACGAGCGAATGGTTACTTGCCCAAGTATAACAATGAGAAGTTCCTGACTCTAAGTACTCTAATCATGTTTACTAACTTCCGTTGAGAAGGTGGGTTTGACGGATCAGACTCGACGATGAAGGCATGGGGAGATTTTGACGCCCTGCCGACAGCGCGATCCTGAAGATTTTTAGAAGAGGTTGGCACGATGGCGACACCGGATTACCTGCAACAGGTCATTATCTCGGGCAGGAGAAGAACGGCGGGCGCCGCGAGTCGCGGCTCTGCGGTCTTTGGGATATTTCGGAGGCCGTCTGTTACAAGCCTGGTGTGGGCCTCTCTCGACCTGTTGACGGCCATGGTTGCCGGCATTGTGGCTATTCGAATACGGGTGATTCTGCCGGCGTATCTCGAAGGGATGAAGGTCGATCATCCACTGGAGTGGAGCTCTCCCCGGATATTGATGTTGTACATGGCGTGGTATGCGCTGTGCCTGATCCTGTTCTCTCGTTCGTATGGATTGTATGGTCCGATCCAAAACCGGGGCGGCCTGCATGAGCAGCGTATGACGCTGCAATCGGCGCTGGTGGCGGGGCTGCTGCTGTGCGGAACGCTCTACCTCTCGCGTGGACTGGTAATGTCGCGCGCGGTGGTGATGATGATGGTGGTGCTGACGGCGGGGTTGCTCTGCGCACGCCGGGCCATTTGGCGGCGAATGGTGTATAGCCGCTACAAGGAGGGGCTGGAGACGCGGAATGTCCTGATCGTCGGGGCGGGCCGGGTGGCTCATGCGCTGCGCAACCATCTCGAGTCGTTACAGCACATGGGCTTCCGGTTCAAGGGATTTGTCGCGCTGACAGAGCATGAGGCCGAGTCGGGCGATGCGGATGTGATCGGCGATGTCCGGAACTGCCTTTCACTGGCACGATCGCTCTTTGTCGACGAGATCTTTTTTTCGGTCCCGGCAGAGAAGAAGCTGGTCATCAATCTGGTCGAAGGAGCGCGGGCGGCGGGAATTGATGTGCGCGTGGTTCCGGATCTGTATGACGGGTTGGCCTGGAATGCACCGATCGAGTATATCGGCCAGTTTCCGACGATTCCGCTGCACCGCCGAGACTTCCCGCTGGGTGCGTTCCTGTTCAAGAGAGTGCTTGACCTAACCCTGTCGGGGATTGCTCTGGCTGTGGCCTCTCCGCTGCTCCTGGCGATCGCGATTGCGATCCGTATCGATTCTCCGGGTCCGATCTTCTATCGTGCGGCCCGAATCGGACGCAAGGGACGAACGTTTACCTGTTTCAAGTTCCGGACGATGGTGCCGGATGCAGATAGTTTGAAGGCCGATCTCGAGCATATGAACGAGCGCGAGGGCGTGCTGTTCAAGATTGCGGATGATCCCCGGGTGACGAAGGTTGGGCGGATTCTTCGGAAGTACTCACTCGACGAATTGCCTCAGTTTTATAATGTGGTGCGGGGCGATATGAGTCTGGTGGGGCCGCGGCCCCCGATTGCGGCCGAGGTGGAGCAGTACGACCTGTCGCACCTGCGGCGGCTCGATGTGCTGCCGGGCATCACTGGCCTGTGGCAGGTGGAAGCACGGCAGGACCCTTCGTTCGACAGCTATATCTCGCTCGATTCAGCCTACGTGGAGAATTGGACGGTGTGGCTCGACGTGAAGATTCTGGTGCGGACGATCGGCGTGGTCTTCAGCGGGACAGGCTCCTGAGCGGCCACAGGCGATAGACTGGAACTGTGAAGATTGCACTGGCCCAGATCAACCCCACGGTAGGGGACTTTAGCGGAAATACAGCGAAGATTCTTGACTATGCACTGCAAGCAGCCGAGGCTGGCGCAGAGCTTGCGGTCTTCCCCGAGCTTTCGGTGTGCGGCTACCCTCCTGCGGATTTCCTGGAGAAGGCTGCATTTCTGGCGCGTGCCGATCAAGCCGTCGCGGAGCTGGCGGCGTGGACCGCGACTCCAGGAGCAACGGCGATCCTGTGCGGGACGGTGATGCCTGCGAATTCGGCTGAAGGTAAGCATGTGCGGAATGTGGCGGTGCTGCTGCGCGGCGGTAAGGTGAGCTTCGTGCAGCAGAAGATGCTGCTGCCCTTCTATGACGTCTTCGATGAGCAACGGTACTTCGATCCGGCGGCGGAGCAGTCATTGACTTCAGTGGGAGAGCAAGCTCTGGCGATCACGATCTGCGAAGATGCGTGGAACGACAAAGGCTTCTGGGCGCGGCGCTTTTATCCGCTCGATCCGGTGGAGAAGCTGATGCAGCGGTGGAATTCGAGCTCTCCACGGGTCATCCTGAATATCTCGGCGTCGCCGTACTGGCAGTGCAAGCGGCAGGTGCGCGAGGAGATGCTGGCGGCGCTGGCGCAACGTCATGGCGCGATCGTGGCGATGGTCAATCAGGTCGGCGGAAACGACAGTTTGATCTTCGATGGATCGTCGCTGGTGATCGCTCCGGACGGACGTGTGATGGCGCGAGGCGCGTCGTTCGCGGAGGATCTGGTTTACTTCGATACGAATGCGGCTTCTGGAGCGGCATCCGTCTTGGGCGATGAGATCGCCGCGACCTGGGACGCGCTGGTGCTGGGAACGCGCGACTACGTGCAGAAGTGTGGCTTCAGCAAGGCGTTGGTGGGATTGAGCGGCGGCATCGACTCGGCTCTGGTGGCGGCGATTGCCGTAGAGGCATTGGGCGCGGAGAATGTAATGGGCATCGGGATGCCGAGCGAATACTCCTCCGATGGCTCGAAGGACGATGCGCACGCGCTGGCGGCGAACCTCGGCATCAGGCTGGAGATGCTGCCGATCCATGATGTGTTTGAACAGTATCAAACGACGCTCGAGCCGTTGTTTGCCGGAACGCCATTCGGGCTGGCCGAGGAGAATCTACAGTCGCGGATTCGCGGCGGGTTGCTGATGGCTCTGTCGAACAAGTTCGGCGCGCTTGTCCTGACGACGGGCAACAAGAGCGAGATGTCGACAGGCTACTGCACGCTGTACGGCGACATGGTCGGCGCGCTGGCGGTGATCGGCGATGTGATGAAGACGCGAGTATACAAGCTGAGCGAGTATGCGAATCGTGAACGCGAGGTGATTCCGCGGGCGACGATTGAGAAGCCGCCATCGGCCGAGCTGCGCCCGGGACAGATGGATACGGACTCGCTGCCGCCCTACGAGGTCCTGGACCCGATACTCGAGGCGTATGTGGAGCGGTATCTTTCAGCGGAGCAGATTGCCCGTGAGCGGGGTGTCGAGGTCGGGCTCGTACGTTCGGTGTTGAAGCTGGTCGAGCGGAGTGAGTACAAGCGGCAGCAGGCGGCTCCCGTGCTGAAGGTGACGCGAAAATCGTTCGGCATGGGCCGACGATTTCCTATTGCGGTGAAGGTTCAGGTCTAATGAGTGCAGGTGAATACGGATTGGCTGTACGCGGAAAGCGGCAGCGGAAGGATGGTTTCTTGATAGTGAAGCAGGCAGTTTCGAGCGTGGTTCTGGCGGGATGCATCTTGGGTACGGGAATGATGGCGGTCGCGCAGGCGGCGGCTGGAGCGAAACCGGCAGCGGCCCCTGCGGCTCCTCTACAGTTGCAGAAGCTGGACGATCAGAAGGCTCCGGTCGACCCGTTTCCGGCGGTCAATCCGAAGTACTTTACGGCGACCACCCCAACGGTGGACACGGTCAACAGCTTTCTGCGCGCGTTATGGGGTTATGACTCGAATCGCACCTGGAGGGTCGCAGGAATCCAGACGACGGCTGCGCCGGGTGTGAGCAAGGTGACGGTGTTCGTCTCCGAGAAGGCAGCGAACGCCAAGGTCCAATCGACGGCGTTCTATGTAATGCCGGACGGTAAGCACGCGATCGCGGATGGCGTGGTGAACTTTGGCGCGACGCCGTTTGCAGAGCTGCGGAAGACATTGCAGGAGCGGGCAGATGGCCCAACGCGTGGCTCGGCGAGTAAGGACCTGCTGCTGGTGGAGTTCTCCGACCTCCAGTGCCCGCATTGCAAAGAGGCGCAGGGCGTCATGGATCAGCTCGTGAAGGACTTCCCGAACGCCCGCGTCGTGTATGAGAACTTCCCGCTGTCGTCGATCCATCCAGAGGCATATAAGGCTGCGGCGTATGGCGTGTGTGTCGCGAAGAAGAACAGCGATGCGTTCTTCACGTATGCGCAGGCAGTGTTCGACACGCAGGGAGCGCTGACCGCGGAGGACACCGACAAGACGCTGGCAGCGGCGGTAACCAAAGCAGGCCAGGACCCGGCA
Protein-coding regions in this window:
- a CDS encoding ABC transporter ATP-binding protein: MTDATTNVKDESPWRERVRALKNMPPVLYILWESGPGVVTWGLLLRVVVAVLPFAIAKVAAFIIQDIADVIRGQHLAANFWSLVIAEVSLNVVLGLLTRAIDYTDSLLANRYTQHVSVKVMEQAARLDLTTYENPIFYDRLERARVQATDRLAMIQQMGRLFQQVITTLVFSAALAWASPWLVLLLALGVLPSFLGETHYAFLGYAKNFRQTTAKRQMDYLRQMAGSREGAKEVKLFGLNKFFTERFQRLANQIYVEDVALSRAKLIVGGLLGIIGTLGYYGAYVYVIWRTLRGGYNLADFTFLTAAIQQASSNLQQVFSTASGIADQALFLTDLLAFFEMEPLVRSKPNGLSTPEPIKLGFEFKNVSFTYPGTNRTVLHNFNFHLHPGERIALIGENGQGKTTVVKLITRLYDPTEGQILLDGVDLREYSLEDLHRHIGVIFQDFMRFEMTARENIAVGRVDRQHQQEDIESAAHKSLADTVVAKLGGGYDQMLGRRFEGGVELSGGEWQKIALARAYLRDADLLILDEPTAALDARSELEVFERFAELTEGKMALLISHRFSTVRMADRIVVLSGGRLIEEGNHQKLMEKGGLYAEMFEMQAASYR
- a CDS encoding M28 family peptidase; the encoded protein is MMAMVRASKSLLVQGLGLLMMAQVGSVSAQSAQSAAPKPFTWTVKPEWVLAHEEFLASDVLAGRGSASRDEELTATYVASQFRGYGLTPAPGMTGYIQSADVVAPILDGKAAIGAGKVVLTEGQDMDLLFSSGMVVVGPIQRVVATQVGSTAVTKGAVVLITDMPRDGDTRKLFRSLSRSGAGMVIVPRNNSTQRFFQRIGGKTMVPVRLKDDEGTSEPTLAAISEAAAKKLDSVHDGEAATLILHVETKPRKTFNAIGFLAGSDPSSGTILLSAHLDHLGVGAPVNGDAIYNGANDDASGTTAVMELAHALTAGPRPKRSILFVCYGSEEAGELGSEYFGKHPPVPVKDLVTNLEFEMIGNQDPKMPKDTLLLTGWDRSNLGPTLKEHGAKLGPDPYPEEHFFERSDNYQLALEGVVAHTAAGWGVPPTYHQPNDDLAHLDVEFMTSAIQSLVQPIEWLATSDFKPAWLPGQQPKR
- a CDS encoding dipeptidase, whose protein sequence is MGQVEAAIGFARENKTRFVDELKALLRIPSVSTLPEHVDDVRQAAVFCATELKRIGMENVRLIETSEEERMIAASEGPAVLVPGRIGHPLVYAEWLGAAPAADGTPKPTVLCYGHYDVQPPDPLDEWKTPPFEPTERDGNLYARGAVDDKGQMWMHVKALESLFSVGGGELPVNVRVILEGEEEVGGEGIANYLREHGAALKADVALVSDTEMFAPELPTLCVGLRGMIYTEIEARGARTDLHSGMYGGAAPNPFVALAQVIAKLKDEDGKILIPGFYDKVQKPTADELKAWAALPFDEEHYRETEVGSVELTGEPGYSVMERTWARPTLDVHGMPGGFTGAGAKTVIPAKALAKVSLRLVPDMTPAESFAQYEAFVESLCPKGIELEVRLIHAGDPIVVSTDNVYVKAATDAMREVFGKETVFVRGGGSIPVVGDFVRNLKVPTVLMGFGLPDDNLHAPNEKFHLANFHRGIESIVRFLGGLS
- the mobA gene encoding molybdenum cofactor guanylyltransferase produces the protein MVAAEVSGYVLAGGKSSRMGRDKALLELAGRPLVQHAAEKLRLVCADVHILSGNEQLAAFGPLVADVHPGCGPLGGIEAALLHLRSTWSLILPVDVPFVTADFLAGWVAEIVATSAARVAMFTVDGRPQPTLCLLHQEVTPFVQRAVERGEFKLFPMLEEAGRMLAEAQSKRADEVFLNRSWNDGSMFANLNTPEEFAEAERQWAAVNAS
- a CDS encoding ABC transporter ATP-binding protein, with the translated sequence MAEQDERKQEMLHKQRAPEEGEHNPEPASTIGSETDEHSPLTEDVSEDVAPMMEEFMEQAAAQNEAAADDIPDVKNKPGSYISFEKVSKAFGDFVVLEDVSFCVNPGETLCILGRSGVGKSVSLQMLLGFLKPDRGMIRVAGEDICGFNERQLQTIRRKVTMVFQNGALFDSITVGENVAFPLRERGELGEEQIFQVVKGLLEMVGVAGMDNLLPSDLSTGMKRSVAIARALAAQPEAILYDEPTTMVDPLMGHLLGDLIERLKQQLHLTSIVVTHDMRFAKKLADRVVFLHQGKAHFFGTMEEMEQSDDEILKEFLTLDELVLPA
- a CDS encoding sugar transferase — protein: MATPDYLQQVIISGRRRTAGAASRGSAVFGIFRRPSVTSLVWASLDLLTAMVAGIVAIRIRVILPAYLEGMKVDHPLEWSSPRILMLYMAWYALCLILFSRSYGLYGPIQNRGGLHEQRMTLQSALVAGLLLCGTLYLSRGLVMSRAVVMMMVVLTAGLLCARRAIWRRMVYSRYKEGLETRNVLIVGAGRVAHALRNHLESLQHMGFRFKGFVALTEHEAESGDADVIGDVRNCLSLARSLFVDEIFFSVPAEKKLVINLVEGARAAGIDVRVVPDLYDGLAWNAPIEYIGQFPTIPLHRRDFPLGAFLFKRVLDLTLSGIALAVASPLLLAIAIAIRIDSPGPIFYRAARIGRKGRTFTCFKFRTMVPDADSLKADLEHMNEREGVLFKIADDPRVTKVGRILRKYSLDELPQFYNVVRGDMSLVGPRPPIAAEVEQYDLSHLRRLDVLPGITGLWQVEARQDPSFDSYISLDSAYVENWTVWLDVKILVRTIGVVFSGTGS
- a CDS encoding NAD+ synthase, whose amino-acid sequence is MKIALAQINPTVGDFSGNTAKILDYALQAAEAGAELAVFPELSVCGYPPADFLEKAAFLARADQAVAELAAWTATPGATAILCGTVMPANSAEGKHVRNVAVLLRGGKVSFVQQKMLLPFYDVFDEQRYFDPAAEQSLTSVGEQALAITICEDAWNDKGFWARRFYPLDPVEKLMQRWNSSSPRVILNISASPYWQCKRQVREEMLAALAQRHGAIVAMVNQVGGNDSLIFDGSSLVIAPDGRVMARGASFAEDLVYFDTNAASGAASVLGDEIAATWDALVLGTRDYVQKCGFSKALVGLSGGIDSALVAAIAVEALGAENVMGIGMPSEYSSDGSKDDAHALAANLGIRLEMLPIHDVFEQYQTTLEPLFAGTPFGLAEENLQSRIRGGLLMALSNKFGALVLTTGNKSEMSTGYCTLYGDMVGALAVIGDVMKTRVYKLSEYANREREVIPRATIEKPPSAELRPGQMDTDSLPPYEVLDPILEAYVERYLSAEQIARERGVEVGLVRSVLKLVERSEYKRQQAAPVLKVTRKSFGMGRRFPIAVKVQV
- a CDS encoding thioredoxin domain-containing protein yields the protein MKQAVSSVVLAGCILGTGMMAVAQAAAGAKPAAAPAAPLQLQKLDDQKAPVDPFPAVNPKYFTATTPTVDTVNSFLRALWGYDSNRTWRVAGIQTTAAPGVSKVTVFVSEKAANAKVQSTAFYVMPDGKHAIADGVVNFGATPFAELRKTLQERADGPTRGSASKDLLLVEFSDLQCPHCKEAQGVMDQLVKDFPNARVVYENFPLSSIHPEAYKAAAYGVCVAKKNSDAFFTYAQAVFDTQGALTAEDTDKTLAAAVTKAGQDPAAVATCAATQAAKDELNKQIKLGEDAGVDQTPLLVVNGHILPINAIPYETLKQIVAFQAELDGVASGAGPAGSASALQKRPAPSLSK